TGGCCCAGGTCCTGGTTGAATTCGACGAAGCTGCGCACGTCCGAGACATTCCAGTACGACCAGTCGGCGGCGGTGCTGGTCGAACGGTCGTAGTGGGTCGGCGTGCCGTCGGTGTAGTAAAGCGGCAAGGCGCCCCACATGACGCCGCGCGGCTTGCTTTTCTGCCCGGTGATGCCGGCGCTGAGCGTGCTGCCGGGACGCAAATCCGCTTCGACGATGCCATCGATCACCTTGATCCGGCGGTGATAGCGGTCGAGATAGCTGTCGCTTTCCTCATCGGCCGCCACCAGCCGTCCGCGCACGCTGCGCGATGCGTTCAAGGGTCCGGAAAGATCGGCTTGCGCCCGATGGTCGGCCCAGCTGCCGAGCTCGATGCCGACGCTGCCTTGCGCCTCAGCCGTCGGGCGCTTGCGGATGAAATTGACCGTGGCCGACGGATTGCCGGTGAAGGAGAGCAGGCCATTGGCGCCGCGCAGCACTTCGATGCGCTCATACACCGAGGTGTCCAGACTGCCGTTCTGGATGTTGTCGGTGAACGGCATGCCCAGCCCATCGACCAGGAAGTTGCTGATCTCGAAGCCGCGGGCGATGTACTCGGTGCGGTCGGTTTCCACGCGGTCTACCGTCACGCCGGTGGTGCGGTCGAGCACGGCGTTGATGTCATTGAGGGCGAAATCGTCGAGCGTCTGCCGCGAAATCACGCTGACCGACTGCGGCGTTTCCCGGATCGTCAGCGGCAGGCGCGTGGCTCCGGTATCGACGGCCTGCAGGTCGGTCGCCTGACTGGTCACATTGACCGCCGACAAGCGCGTGATGTCTTCGTCCGTGCCGGTCGCCGTGGCTGCGTCCATGGTCCCGGAGGTGGGCGCCTGGACGAGGGATGTCGGCGCGGCGGCCGTTGCGGAATCCGTGCCGGCACGGGCCACAGACAGGGCGCCCAGCCAGGCGAGCACCACGGCAAGACCCACGTGGCGCCGGTGGCTCCTGAGACCGGAAGGAAGCGTGCCGGCATCTGGCCGCGGGTCGATCGAGTACATGTGCGTGGCGCCTCGGAAGGTTAGTAATGAGAATTATTATCGAATCGATAGGCACAAGCAATCCCCGCCGCCCCTCGATGCGGCACCCCATCCGTCATCACGTCCGGACGACTTCGTTTGCGGTGCACTGTCGCCCGGACGTGTCCAGTACTTAAGGAAGGTCTGAACAACTCCGTCACTTTCGGCCACAATCGGCCATTGCTTCAAGGGGCGAGTTCGATGCAGCTTTCGTTTGGTGATGCCGAGGATCTGGTCGGTCGCAAGCGCACACGGCGCGAGGTGTTCCTTGCCGAGATGGATCAGGTCGTGCCGTGGAAGGCGCTGCTGGCGCTGATCGAGCCGCATTATCCGAAGCTGGGCCGGCCCGGCCGGCAGCCTTACCCCTTGGCGACGATGCTTCGGATCCACTTCCTGCAGCAGTGGTATGCCTTGAGTGACCCGGCGATGGAAGAGGCGCTGGTCGATACGCCGGTGATGCGCCGCTTTGCCCGGATTGGTGGCATGGGCGACATCCCGGACGAGACGACGATCTTGAACTTCCGGCGCTTGCTGGAGACGCACGGTCTGGCCGAAAAGATCTTCAAGCAGGTCAATGCGCATCTTCAGCGCAAGGGCCTGAGCCTTCGCTCGGGCACCATCGTGGACGCGACGATTATCAATGCACCGAGTTCGACGAAGAACCGGGAGGGCGAGCGGGATCCTGCGATGCATCAGACGAAGAAGGGCAACCAGTGGTTCTTCGGGATGAAGGCGCACATCGGGGTGGACGATGCCTCCGGGCTGGTGCACCACGTGGAATGCACGGCGGCGAACGTGGCGGACGTGACGCAGGCGCACAAGCTGCTGCACGGCAAGGAGGACGTGGTGTTCGGCGACAGTGGCTACATCGGTGCCGAGAAGCGCGAGGAGATGCAGGACGTGGATGCGGTGTTCCTGATCGCGAAGAAGCCTTCGGTGATCAAGGCGATGAAGCGCAAGCGCGATCAGCGGGAAGCGAGGGCGTTGGAGCGCTTGAAGGCGAGCGTCCGTGCCAAGGTCGAGCATCCGTTCCGTGTGATCAAGCGGCAGTTCGGCTATACGAAGGTGCGCTATCGCGGCATCGCGAAGAACGCGGCACAGGTGCTGACGCTGTTCGCGCTGTCGAACCTGTGGATGTCGCGCCGGCGCTTGATGCCGGCGGCGGGATAAGTGCGTCCGCTGGACGGGGAAAGCCGTCTGGCGGCATGGCAAAAGGTGGAATTCCGAGCGGATTGACGGGATTTCGGCCTTCGAGGCTCGGAAATAACGTGGGTTTGGCGGATTGTTCAGACCTTCCTTAAGAACTAGAGGAGGTCCTCGCGGATGAATGTGGTGCTGATCATCGAGGACGACGCCAATATCGTGGACGCCACCAGCCTGTTGCTCGAGGATGCCGGCTACGAGGTGCTGAGCGCCCGCAATGCCGAGCAGGCCCATGCGCTGGTCGAGCAGCGTCCCGATATCGATGTCGTCTTTACCGATGTCAATTTGCATGGCGCCGTCAACGGCATCGAGCTGGCGCGCCAGCTCAAACAGCGCGGCAGCAGGGCGAGCACCGTGGTGGTTTCCGGCGACCTCGGCTGGGCCGATACGCAGCTCGATGCCGATATGCGTTTCCTGGCCAAGCCCTATGGGCGGCAAACCCTGCTGGCGGCCGTGGCCGAAGCATGCGCGAGAAAATCCCAGGTGTGACATGAGCGGGGGATGGTGATGGCTGAAACGACGAGCTGCGGCTGCGACATTTGTCATGGCGCGCCCACGCAGAACGAAACGACCACGCTCGTGAACGAACGTTACCGGCTGCTGGTGCAGTCCGTGGTGGACTACGCCATCTACATGCTCGACCCGGAAGGCTACGTCAGCAGCTGGAACAGCGGCGCGCAGCAGATCAAGGGCTACAGTGCCACCGAGGTCCTCGGCCGGCACTATTCCATGTTTTTTTCCGTGGAGGACCGCGCCGCCGGCCTGCCGGCGACCGTGCTCGAGATCGCTGCGCGCGAAGGCCGCTACAACGGCGAGATGTGGCGTACCCGCCGCGACGGCAGCCGCTTCCGCGCGCTCGTGGCCATCGATGCCATCCGTGACGACGCGGGCAGGCTGGTCGGCTTTGCCAAGATCACGCGCGACATCACCGCGCGCTGGCAGGCCCAGGTGGCGCTGGAGGAAAGCGAGCGGCGTTTCCGGCTGTTCGTCGAGGGCGTGCCGGATTACGCCATTTGCATGCTCGACCCTGAAGGTCGGATACGGCACTGGAACGAGGGTGCGCATCACATCACCGGTTATGCCAGCGAGGAGATTCTCGGCCAGCGTGCCGATCGGCTGTTTGATCGGGACGACGAACCGGCTGCCGTCTCGCCAATGTTCACCCAGGCGGCCATGCACGGTACTTATGAAACCGACCATTGGAGCCGGCGCAAGGATGGCAGCCGGTTTCTCGCGCAAATCGCCCTGCGCGCTCTGCGCGATGCCAACGGGCAATTGCACGGCTACGCGATAATCATCCGCGACGTGACTGCGCAACGCGCCACCGAGGCCGAACTCGAAGCCACCCGCGGGCAGCTCATACATGCGCAGAAGCTCGATGCCCTGGGGCAACTGACCGGCGGCGTCGCGCACGACTTCAACAACATCCTGCAGGCGATCACCGGCAGCCTGGAAGTGGCGCGGCTGCGCCTTGCCGCCGGTGACGTCGATCGCGCCGAGCAGTACGTCGATCACGCCATGCAGTCGATCGAGCGCGCCGCCCATCTGACCCGGCGCCTCCTGGCTTTCGCGCGCCGCCAGCCGTTGATGCCAGCCTGTGTCGCGCTCAACCCGCTGGTGCGTTCGATGCAGGACCTCCTGGTGCGCACCGTCGGCGCACGCATCGAGGTGACGTTCGCGCTCACCGAAACGCCGCTGCATGTTTTCTGCGATCCGAGTCTGCTGGAAACGGCCTTGCTCAACCTCGCCATCAATGGCCGCGACGCCATGCCCGATGGCGGCACCTTGCGCGTCGAGACCCGTGCCGATCGCGACGAGACGGGCGAGGGCGACGGTTATGCCGTGCTGATCGTCGAGGACAATGGCATTGGCATGAGCGAGGAGGTCGCCGCGCACGCCTTCGAGCCTTTTTACACCACCAAGCCGCAGGGGCAGGGCACTGGCCTCGGGCTCTCGATGATCCACAGCTTCATGCTGCAGTCCCAGGGCAGGGTGCAATTGCGTTCGGCGCCCGGCCAAGGAACGCGCGTCGAGCTGTACCTGCCGGTATGCACGCCCGACGCGGCCGCGCCCGCCCGGCTGGCCCATGGGGTTGAACGGACAGATCCATGAGCCGCGACGACCGTCCGTTGGCCATCACGTGCATGGAGGAGCCGGCGCCACCACCGCATCCGGTGCCGCCACCCAGTCCGCCGGCCCCGCCGCCCGCGCAGCCGCCCGTGCCGCAGCCGGCTCGCCCGCCGATGACCGAGCCCGAACCGGAACCGCCGCCGATGGGGGATCCGCGGCCGCCACCGGACTGGCGTCCGCTCGCCGCGGGCACGGGCCGGAAGGCTTGCTAACATCCGCGCTTCCCAACCGTGCGGATCGAGCAATGAAGCGATACTTCGGATTGTTTTCCTGTGCCCTGTTGGCGGCGTGTGCCGGCCGCGGACTGCACGACACCACGCCGAAACTGAGCAGCCATACCGGCAAGAACGTGGCCGCCTACGCCGAATGCGTCCGTGGCCGCTGGGATGGCTTGGGCGTCAAGACCGAGGCCTCGATCAAGGATCAGGAGGCGCGTCTTTTCGCCCGCGACGACAACGGTGCCCGCGAGCTCATCGAACTGAGTGCCGACGGCAGCGGGGCGCAGGTGGTGATGTACGAAACCCAGGACACGGACAAGAAATACGACGCGCGCTATCGCGACGCCGCCATCGCCTGTCTGTGAGCCGCCGCTCGACCAAGGTCGCAAGGATGCCGCACCGCCGTTAGTCTAGGCTTGCCCCGGCACGGGGCAAGCGATGGGGGCGATCCATGCGTTATGAGGATTTCTACCGGCAGTCGATCGAACAGCCGGAACAGTTCTGGGCCGAGCAGGCACGGCTCATCCATTGGGAACGGCCGCCCGAACGCATCCTCGAGCAAGCCCCGCCGTTTCGCCGCTGGTTCGTCGGCGGCACCACCAATCTCTGCTACAACGCCGTCGATCGCCATCTTGCCGAGCGTGGCGAACAGACCGCGCTGGTGGCGATCTCCACCGAGACCGGCATCACCCGCGAATTGAGCTACCGCGAGCTGTATCGCGAGGTGAACGCGTTTGCCGCGGTGCTTGGGTCGCTCGGCGTGGGGCGCGGCGACCGCGTGGTGATCTATCTGCCCAACATCGCCGAGGCAGTCTTCGCCATGCTCGCCTGCGCGCGCATCGGCGCGATCCATTCGGTGGTGTTCGGCGGGTTCGCTGCACACAACCTCGCCCTGCGCATCGACGATGCCGAGCCGAAACTGCTGATCTGCGCCGATGCCGGCATGCGCGGCGGCAAGGTGATTCCCTACAAGCCGCTGGTCGACGCCGCACTCGCCGAAAGCCGCTCGCCGCCGCCGCATGTACTGATCGTCGATCGTGGCCTCGATCCGCAGATGACGCGCATCGCCGGTCGCGACGTCGATTATGCCGAGCGCCGCGCCGCGCACCTCGATGCCGAGGTGCCGGTGACCTGGCTCGAATCCAACGAGCCGAGCTATCTGCTCTACACCTCCGGCACCACCGGCAAGCCCAAGGGCATCCAGCGCGACGTCGGCGGTTATGCGGTGGCGATGGCGATGTCGATCCGCCGCGTCTTCGACATCGCCCCGGGACAGGTGATGTTCACCACCTCGGACGTGGGCTGGGCGGTCGGGCATTCCTACAACGTCTACGGACCGCTGATCGGCGGCGCCACCGGCCTGCTCTACGAAGGGCTGCCGACCCATCCGGACCCGGGCATCTGGTGGCGGCTGTGCGAGCGCTACGGCGTACGCACCATGTTTTCCTCGCCCACCGCCATCCGCGTGCTCAAGAAGCAGGATCCGAGCTGGCTCAAGAAATATGATCTTTCAGCGCTGAAATGGCTGTTCCTGGCCGGCGAGCCGCTGGATGAGCCCACCGCGCACTGGATTACCGACGGGCTCGGCGTGCCGGTGATCGACAACTACTGGCAGACCGAGACGGGCTGGCCGGCGATCAGCCTGATGCCGGGGCTGGACTTGAAACCGGTGAAGTTCGGCTCGCCCGGCCTGCCGACGCCCGGCTACAAGCTGAAGGTGATCGACGAAGCCACCGGCCGTGAGAGCGCGCCGGGTGAAAAAGGCGTGCTGGTGTTCGAGCTGCCCCTACCCCCCGGTTGCCTCACCACCGTGTGGCGCGACGACGCGCGCTATGTCAACAGCTACTTCAGCCATTTCAAGGAACAGGTCTACAGCTCGCTCGACTGGGCGATCCGTGACGCCGACGGCTATGTGACCATCCTCGGCCGCACCGACGATGTCATCAACGTGGCTGGCCACCGGCTTGGCACGCGTGAGATCGAGGAGTCGGTCTCCACCCACCCGGCCGTGGCCGAAGCCGCCGTGGTCGGCATCAAGGACGAGATCAAGGGACAGGTGCCGGTCGTGTTCGCCACCTTGAAACAGGACGTGGCCGAGCCGCCCGAGGCGGTGGCCAAGGCGATGCAGCAGCGCGTGGTCGAGCAGCTCGGTGCGCTGGCGCGCCCGGCACGCATCTACGTGGTCAACGCCCTGCCCAAGACCCGCTCGGGCAAACTGCTGCGCCGTTCGCTGCAGGCGCTCTGCCAGGCGGCCGACCCCGGTGACCTGTCCACCCTGGATGATCCCGGGGCGCTGGAAGAGGTCAAGCGCGCTCTGCAGCGGGGACCGACACGCAGCGTCTGAGCTTTCCGGAAAGCTGGTCAGGAATTGCGCAGGACGTCGCTTCGTCCTGCGCCATCAAGGGCTTGCCATCACTATCCACAGGCTTTCCCGCGAGCTTTCCACGCCGTCTGTGGAAAACGCCGGAGGCGCGCGCCGCCTTCAGGCCGCCACGGCCGTGGCGGCAGGCGCGACCGGCAAGCGGATGAGGTGATCGAACGCGCTGAGTGCCGCCTTGGCACCTTCGCCCATCGCGATCACGATCTGCTTGTACGGCACCGTGCTGACGTCGCCGGCGGCGAAAATGCCCGGGATGGAGGTTTCGCCACGGGCGTCGATCTCGATCTCGCCGCGCGGTGACAGCTTCACCGTGCCCTTCAGCCAGTCGCTGTTGGGCAGCAGGCCGATCTGCACGAACACGCCTTCGAGCGCGAGCTCGCGCGACTCGCCGCTTGAGCGATCGAGATAGCGCAGGCCGGTGACTTTCTTGCCGTCGCCGAGCACCTCCGTGGTCTGCGCGCCGACGATGATCTCGACGTTGCCCAGGCTGCGCAGCTTGCGCTGCAGGACCTCGTCGGCCCGCAGCTTGTGGTCGAACTCGACCAGCGTGACGTGGGCGACGATGCCGGCCAGGTCGATGGCCGCCTCGACGCCGGAGTTGCCGCCGCCGATCACCGCCACGCGCTTGCCCTTGAACAGCGGGCCGTCGCAATGCGGGCAGAAGGTGACGCCCTTGTTGCGGTAGTTTTGCTCGCCGGGCACATTCATGGTGCGCCAGCGCGCGCCGGTGGCCAGGATCAGCGCCTTGGCCTTGAGCGAGGCCCCGTTGGCCAGCACGACCTCGTGCAGCCCGTCGGCATCGGCCGGGACGAGCTGGGCGGCCCGTTCGCCGTTCATGAGGTCGACCTCGTAGTCGCGCACGTGCTCCTCGAGCGCCGTGGCCAGCTTGGGACCTTCGGTATAGGGCACCGAAATGAAGTTTTCGATCGCCAGGGTGTCCAGCACCTGGCCGCCGAAACGCTCGGCGACGAGCCCGGTGCGGATGCCCTTGCGCGCGGCATAGATCGCCGCCGCCGCGCCGGCCGGGCCGCCGCCGACCACGAGGACGTCGAACGGCGCCTTGGCCTTGAGCCGCTCCGCGCTGCGGGCGGCGGCGCCGGTGTCGAGCTTGGCGAGGATCTCCTCGACGTTCATGCGGCCCTGACCGAAGACCTCGCCGTTCAGGAACACCGTCGGCACCGCCATCACCTGGCGCGCCTCGACTTCCTGCGGGAACAAGGCGCCATCGATGGCGACATGGCGGATCCTGGGGTTGAGCACGCTCATCGCATTGAGCGCCTGCACGGTGTCCGGACAGTTCTGGCAGGAGAGCGAGAAGTAGGTCTCGAAGTGGAATTCGCCTTCGAGATTGCGGATCTGCTCGGCCACCTCGGGCGCGATCTTGGGCGGATAGCCGCCGACCTGCAGCAGCGCCAGCACCAGCGAGGTGAATTCGTGCCCGAGCGGAATGCCGGCGAAGCGCACCCCGATGTCGGTACCCACGCGCTGGATGGCGAAAGACGGCCGGCGCGGGTCGTCATCGGCGCGGCGCACGCTGACCTTGGGACAGAGCTCGGCGATGTCCGCAAGCAGGGCTTCGAGTTCGCGCGAGGCGTCGCTGTCATCCAGCGAGGCCACCAGTTCGATCGGCTGGACGACCTTTTCGAGGTAGCCCCGCAATTGGGTCTTGAGTTCGGTGTCCAACATGACAGGCTCCGATGAAAACGCGGACGAGAGGGGAAAGGGCGGATCCGGCAGGGTGCCGGACCCGCCATGACACGGTGTGGGTCAGATCTTGCCGATCAGATCCAGCGAAGGCTTGAGCGTCTTGTCGCCTTCCTTCCACTTGGCCGGGCACACTTCGCCCGGATGCGAGGCGACGTACTGGGCCGCCTTGACCTTGCGCAGGAGCTCGGTGGCGTCGCGGCCGATGCCGTTGTCATGGATCTCGATGACCTTGATCTTGCCTTCCGGGTCGATGACGAAGGTGCCGCGCAGAGCCACGCCTTCCTCTTCGATCATGACGTCGAAGTTGCGCGTGATGGTGCCGGTCGGATCGCCGATCATCGTGTACTTCACCTTGCCGATCGCCGGCGAGGTGTCGTGCCAGGCCTTGTGCGCGAAATGCGTGTCGGTGGACACGGAATAGATCTCGACGCCGAGCTTCTGGAACTCCTCGTAATGGTCGGCCAGGTCCTCGAGCTCGGTCGGGCACACGAAGGTGAAGTCGGCCGGATAGAACACGACCACGGACCACTTGCCTTTGAGACTGGCCTCGGTGACCTCGATGAACTTGCCGTCCTTGTAGGCCTGCGCCTTGAAGGGTTTGACGGTGGTGTTGATCAACGACATGGGTGTGTTCCTCGCGTTGTGGGTGAAGGGAGTGATGCAACGATAGCGCCCTGGCTTCAATCGTTCCAATGAATTGTTGCCATTGAAGCGATTGTCCGTGCCTATGATTGGCGAGTGCCCTATCGCTGGGTACGCAGCGCAAAAAAGTCGTACCGACCGCGAAGGTATGGGCCAACGATTGCATTTGCGAGGGGGTGCCCGCATCTGCTCGCGTCCATGCGGCAGTGTGGAGCTTCGGCTGCCGGCAAACCCGGCAAGCCTTCAAGAACCCTTGGCCCGGGCACCCCGGACATGCTGAACTTGCGCGGATGCCGGAGGTCCCAGGCACGCGCATCCGGTGATCTCCCAGAACGAACCCATGGGCGCGGCGATACTCAAGGAGACGGCCCGGGTGGGCGAGAACGAACTCGATAGTGCGCTCGTCGAACGGGCCAAAAGTGGCGATCGGCGCGCCTTCGACCTGTTGGTGCGCAAGTACCAGCACAAGGTGCTGGGCCTGGTGGCCCGCTATGTCCGCAATCCGAGCGAGTGCGAGGACGTCGCGCAGGAGGCTTTCGTGCGCGCCTGGCGTGCGCTCGGTTCCTTTCGCGGCGACAGCGCCTTCTCCACCTGGCTGCACACCATCGCGGTCAATACCGCCAAGAACTATCTGGCCAGTGCGGGCCGCCGTCCGCCGGCCGAGGACATCGACGTCGACGAGGCGGCCATCGGCGCGCACGCCGAGCGCATGCAGGACAGCGCCACTCCCGAACGCGAACTGCTGCGCCAGGAAATTGAACGAACCGTGTTCGACACGGTCCAACGATTGCCGGAAGAACTGCGGACGGCCATTACCTTGCGCGAGGTCGAAGGCATGAGCTACGAGGAAATCGCCGAGGCGATGGGTTGTCCGGT
The DNA window shown above is from Aerosticca soli and carries:
- a CDS encoding IS5 family transposase; translation: MQLSFGDAEDLVGRKRTRREVFLAEMDQVVPWKALLALIEPHYPKLGRPGRQPYPLATMLRIHFLQQWYALSDPAMEEALVDTPVMRRFARIGGMGDIPDETTILNFRRLLETHGLAEKIFKQVNAHLQRKGLSLRSGTIVDATIINAPSSTKNREGERDPAMHQTKKGNQWFFGMKAHIGVDDASGLVHHVECTAANVADVTQAHKLLHGKEDVVFGDSGYIGAEKREEMQDVDAVFLIAKKPSVIKAMKRKRDQREARALERLKASVRAKVEHPFRVIKRQFGYTKVRYRGIAKNAAQVLTLFALSNLWMSRRRLMPAAG
- a CDS encoding response regulator — encoded protein: MLIIEDDANIVDATSLLLEDAGYEVLSARNAEQAHALVEQRPDIDVVFTDVNLHGAVNGIELARQLKQRGSRASTVVVSGDLGWADTQLDADMRFLAKPYGRQTLLAAVAEACARKSQV
- a CDS encoding hybrid sensor histidine kinase/response regulator; amino-acid sequence: MNERYRLLVQSVVDYAIYMLDPEGYVSSWNSGAQQIKGYSATEVLGRHYSMFFSVEDRAAGLPATVLEIAAREGRYNGEMWRTRRDGSRFRALVAIDAIRDDAGRLVGFAKITRDITARWQAQVALEESERRFRLFVEGVPDYAICMLDPEGRIRHWNEGAHHITGYASEEILGQRADRLFDRDDEPAAVSPMFTQAAMHGTYETDHWSRRKDGSRFLAQIALRALRDANGQLHGYAIIIRDVTAQRATEAELEATRGQLIHAQKLDALGQLTGGVAHDFNNILQAITGSLEVARLRLAAGDVDRAEQYVDHAMQSIERAAHLTRRLLAFARRQPLMPACVALNPLVRSMQDLLVRTVGARIEVTFALTETPLHVFCDPSLLETALLNLAINGRDAMPDGGTLRVETRADRDETGEGDGYAVLIVEDNGIGMSEEVAAHAFEPFYTTKPQGQGTGLGLSMIHSFMLQSQGRVQLRSAPGQGTRVELYLPVCTPDAAAPARLAHGVERTDP
- the prpE gene encoding propionate--CoA ligase, which gives rise to MRYEDFYRQSIEQPEQFWAEQARLIHWERPPERILEQAPPFRRWFVGGTTNLCYNAVDRHLAERGEQTALVAISTETGITRELSYRELYREVNAFAAVLGSLGVGRGDRVVIYLPNIAEAVFAMLACARIGAIHSVVFGGFAAHNLALRIDDAEPKLLICADAGMRGGKVIPYKPLVDAALAESRSPPPHVLIVDRGLDPQMTRIAGRDVDYAERRAAHLDAEVPVTWLESNEPSYLLYTSGTTGKPKGIQRDVGGYAVAMAMSIRRVFDIAPGQVMFTTSDVGWAVGHSYNVYGPLIGGATGLLYEGLPTHPDPGIWWRLCERYGVRTMFSSPTAIRVLKKQDPSWLKKYDLSALKWLFLAGEPLDEPTAHWITDGLGVPVIDNYWQTETGWPAISLMPGLDLKPVKFGSPGLPTPGYKLKVIDEATGRESAPGEKGVLVFELPLPPGCLTTVWRDDARYVNSYFSHFKEQVYSSLDWAIRDADGYVTILGRTDDVINVAGHRLGTREIEESVSTHPAVAEAAVVGIKDEIKGQVPVVFATLKQDVAEPPEAVAKAMQQRVVEQLGALARPARIYVVNALPKTRSGKLLRRSLQALCQAADPGDLSTLDDPGALEEVKRALQRGPTRSV
- the ahpF gene encoding alkyl hydroperoxide reductase subunit F; this translates as MLDTELKTQLRGYLEKVVQPIELVASLDDSDASRELEALLADIAELCPKVSVRRADDDPRRPSFAIQRVGTDIGVRFAGIPLGHEFTSLVLALLQVGGYPPKIAPEVAEQIRNLEGEFHFETYFSLSCQNCPDTVQALNAMSVLNPRIRHVAIDGALFPQEVEARQVMAVPTVFLNGEVFGQGRMNVEEILAKLDTGAAARSAERLKAKAPFDVLVVGGGPAGAAAAIYAARKGIRTGLVAERFGGQVLDTLAIENFISVPYTEGPKLATALEEHVRDYEVDLMNGERAAQLVPADADGLHEVVLANGASLKAKALILATGARWRTMNVPGEQNYRNKGVTFCPHCDGPLFKGKRVAVIGGGNSGVEAAIDLAGIVAHVTLVEFDHKLRADEVLQRKLRSLGNVEIIVGAQTTEVLGDGKKVTGLRYLDRSSGESRELALEGVFVQIGLLPNSDWLKGTVKLSPRGEIEIDARGETSIPGIFAAGDVSTVPYKQIVIAMGEGAKAALSAFDHLIRLPVAPAATAVAA
- the ahpC gene encoding alkyl hydroperoxide reductase subunit C, producing MSLINTTVKPFKAQAYKDGKFIEVTEASLKGKWSVVVFYPADFTFVCPTELEDLADHYEEFQKLGVEIYSVSTDTHFAHKAWHDTSPAIGKVKYTMIGDPTGTITRNFDVMIEEEGVALRGTFVIDPEGKIKVIEIHDNGIGRDATELLRKVKAAQYVASHPGEVCPAKWKEGDKTLKPSLDLIGKI
- the rpoE gene encoding RNA polymerase sigma factor RpoE; its protein translation is MGAAILKETARVGENELDSALVERAKSGDRRAFDLLVRKYQHKVLGLVARYVRNPSECEDVAQEAFVRAWRALGSFRGDSAFSTWLHTIAVNTAKNYLASAGRRPPAEDIDVDEAAIGAHAERMQDSATPERELLRQEIERTVFDTVQRLPEELRTAITLREVEGMSYEEIAEAMGCPVGTVRSRIFRAREAIDEKLRPLLSDRED